In Apium graveolens cultivar Ventura chromosome 10, ASM990537v1, whole genome shotgun sequence, the following are encoded in one genomic region:
- the LOC141691210 gene encoding uncharacterized protein LOC141691210 — protein sequence MTSKWITEYYENDIRMNPTWPLGAFRKKVVNDWGCEVSIYAIGRAKNKALKVIRGNNEAQYGQLWDYMGAIKKAMPDSTIELMLDSEEAGLQGRRFKRIYVCLGPLKKGFTVGCRPLIRLDGCHLKGPYGGQLLTVVGCDSNDGMYPISWAIVEVENTETWNWFLELLVQDVNVVNSGGWTFISNRQKGLVNALTTQVPNAEHRFCVMHLYMNMYKDHKGVGCRSLLWLAARATTDYMFNKHMTELQKLSKKCHSWLMEKPISQWTRSAFRTSSLSDMFVNNHCEVFNNSIREYRDLPIIGLLQGLHKSAMRRIQTRRDKMAISYALNHICPNFMRKVHKAMTMSNGCVVQWSGKRKYLVTMTDGGHEIVVDLDARTCACRKFDLTGLPCYHACACINWKNLNMVDYIHRTYSKDMYLSCYEHTLEPITSDQYWDKTGLPPPLPPVLKVQPGRPKKLRSKKNDIPLDPTKLTTHNTKMYCSYCKEGGHNARTCASKKIDQGSNAPKPKKKNKVPTSKGSKKDSASANPGAINTPTTPAPSSVDITPQHVQGYNQGGVFTSYTQPARMDNIILGIQPQKTMVRGQFVTTLQQIEAEANSRKAALSTRPPWRL from the exons ATGACTTCTAAATGGATTACAGAGTACTATGAAAATGATATACGCATGAACCCCACCTGGCCACTTGGTGCATTTAGAAAGAAGGTTGTGAATGATTGGGGATGTGAGGTTAGCATTTATGCTATTGGCAGGGCAAAAAACAAGGCCTTAAAGGTGATAAGGGGAAATAATGAAGCACAATATGGACAACTGTGGGATTATATGGGTGCAATTAAGAAGGCAATGCCAGATAGCACAATTGAACTTATGCTAGATTCTGAAGAAGCTGGACTGCAAGGCAGGAGATTCAAAAGGATATATGTATGTTTGGGCCCTTTGAAAAAAGGCTTTACAGTTGGATGTAGACCTCTTATAAGGTTAGATGGTTGCCACTTGAAAGGTCCATATGGTGGCCAACTTCTAACTGTTGTTGGATGTGATAGTAATGATGGAATGTACCCCATTAGTTGGGCTATTGTTGAAGTTGAAAACACTGAAACTTGGAATTGGTTTTTAGAATTGCTAGTACAAGATGTTAATGTAGTAAACTCTGGTGGTTGGACATTTATATCAAATAGACAAAAG GGGCTTGTAAATGCTCTAACAACACAAGTACCAAATGCAGAGCATAGATTTTGTGTTATGCATCTCTACATGAACATGTACAAAGATCATAAGGGAGTTGGTTGCAGATCATTACTATGGTTGGCAGCTAGAGCTACCACAGACTACATGTTTAACAAACACATGACTGAGCTGCAAAAG TTGTCCAAGAAATGTCATAGTTGGTTAATGGAAAAACCAATATCCCAATGGACCAGATCAGCTTTTAGGACATCTTCACTGTCTGATATGTTTGTGAACAACCATTGTGAGGTGTTCAACAATAGTATAAGGGAGTATAGGGATCTTCCCATTATTGGTCTACTGCAAGGTTTGCACAAGAGTGCAATGAGAAGAATTCAAACCAGGAGAGACAAGATGGCAATAAGTTATGCTTTAAATCATATATGTCCAAATTTTATGAGAAAAGTGCACAA GGCAATGACTATGAGTAATGGATGTGTTGTTCAATGGTCTGGTAAGAGAAAATACCTAGTTACAATGACAGATGGGGGCCATGAAATTGTTGTTGATCTTGATGCTAGAACATGTGCATGTAGAAAGTTTGATCTAACAGGCCTCCCATGTTATCATGCATGTGCATGTATCAATTGGAAAAACTTGAACATGGTAGACTACATTCACAGGACATATAGCAAGGATATGTACTTGTCTTGCTATGAACACACACTTGAGCCCATTACTAGTGATCAATATTGGGACAAAACAGGCCTTCCTCCTCCGCTGCCACCTGTGCTAAAGGTACAACCTGGGAGGCCAAAAAAATTAAGAAGTAAAAAGAATGATATTCCCCTTGATCCAACTAAACTAACAACGCACAATACCAAGATGTATTGTAGTTATTGCAAGGAAGGAGGTCACAATGCTAGGACATGTGCATCTAAG AAAATTGATCAAGGTAGTAATGCACCTAAGCCTAAGAAAAAGAATAAAGTGCCTACATCAAAGGGGTCAAAGAAAGACAGTGCTAGTGCTAATCCGGGTGCAATAAACACACCTACTACTCCTGCACCTAGTTCAGTTGATATCACTCCTCAACATGTCCAAGGGTATAATCAAGGAGGTGTTTTCACATCTTATACTCAGCCTGCTAGGATGGACAACATAATTTTAGGTATACAACCACAAAAAACTATGGTTAGGGGACAATTTGTGACAACCTTGCAGCAGATAGAAGCAGAAGCTAATTCCAGGAAAGCAGCATTGAGTACAAGGCCTCCATGGAGGTTGTAG